GCTCCGAGCTTACGCCCGAGCCGCCGTTTCGATCCAGCAAACTGCCCCGTCAAATGGGGGATCCACGCCGCTGGCAACGGCGACATGTGGCAAAAGTCCGGATGCCGACGGGGGCACAATCGCCGGGATCCATCCGCCTTCAGAAAGCCTGTCGATGTCGCCCCGCCTGCTGGTCAAACTGCTGGTTCGCATCAGCCTGGTGCTGGCATTCTTCTCGCTGCTCCGGTGGCTGTTCCTCAACGGCGCCGGGCTGCTCAGCATCCCCACCATCGCCATGGGCATCGTGCTGGCGGCGGTGATCCTGCCGATGCCTCTGATCGAGGCCGCCTCGGTCTTCAAGCGGTGGTGGCGGGAACGGCTGTGGGCCGGGGAAAGCGGACGCTGGCATGCCTTCCACGGCGTGCCGGTGGCGGTGCGCCATCTCGACGGCGTGGCCTGGGTGCGTTGCAGCGATGTGGCCAAGGTCTGGGGCAGCCCGCTGCCGCCGGATCAGCCCGCTCGCCAAGGCCTGCCCGGCGAACGCGGCGACTTTGCACGCGCCTCGCTGGTGCGCCGCGCGCTCTTGCAGATCGAGCCGATGCCGGAGCCACGGCGGGCCGCGTTCCTGCAATGGTTGGCCGGGTTGTAGGCTGGGGCAAGACCGTCCAACGCCGACGATTTCAATGAGGCGGCGATGAGCCAGCCGCTGCTGCTGCTGCTGCCACCGCCACCGCCACCGCCACCGCCACTGCCACTGCCGCTGCCGCTGCGGCGCAGTGCTGTCCTACAGCGAGGCCTCGCGCTGCCACAGCGCCGCAGCCCAGCGCACCGCGCGCCCCACCCAGGGCATGCGCTCACCTTGCAGATGCACCGTCCCGGGCACTTCCCGCACCGGTGCGGCGCTGCTGTCCTTGTCCTCACAGCCTTCCAGCCGCACATGGAAGGTCGGGCGAAGCGGCACGAGCTTGCCGTCCTCCGGTCGGCGTTGAACGGCCACACCGCCGCCGTACAGATCCGCCGCCGCGGGTTGATCCAGCGTCGCGACCTGGACCGGATCCACGCGCGTCAGCCGACAGGCGCGGCCCGCCTTCTCCAGCGCCGCCGGCACGAATCGCCCGGTCTCGCCGACACGCAACATGTCCAGGGCCGCTTCGTCCACATAGGCATCGACACGGCTGCCCCGCCCGCCCGCGATCGTCAGCAGTCGCTCGCCCGGGGCCGTCCAGGCATTGCGGTGGAGATCCTCCGGCACTTCGGCCAGCGTGCCATTGAAGGGGGCGCGCACCGCCAGTTGATCGCGCTGCTCCCGCAGGCCCTGGACCGCCGCCACCGACGCTTCCCATTGCTTGCGCAGGGCCGGTCCGGCTTCTCGCAGCTTCTCGTCGAACGGCTGCTGGCTGAGCTGCCATTGCAGTTGCTGCTCCTGCAGCTCGGCCTGCTGCAGCCGCATGTCCAGGTCGGGTGAGCGCAGACGCAGCAGCACCTCACCGGCCTTCACCGCCTGCCCTTCCCTCGGCACCTCGCCGACCACCTGCGAGGCATATGCGGCCGCGACGGTCTGCACCTGCAGCGGCGCCAGCACCGCCGGCGCACGGATCGACTCCGCCCAGGGCCACACCAGCACCAGCACGCCGCCGCCCAGGATCAGCAGGGTTCGCCGCGTGGCACGGTTCCAGGCCCAGCGACCGCGCTGGCGCCAGGCCGACATCTCCCGCCAGATCGGCCGCGCGATGAACCAGCCCAGTTCCACCGCCAGCAGCACCAGGCCCAGCGCCTTGAAAAAGGCGTGATAGACCAGCAGTGCAATGCCGAAGAACAGCACCAGCCGATACAGCCAGGTGGCGAAAGCGAAGGCCACCAGCGCCCGCTCGCGCCGGGGATCGACACGCTCCGGCGCCGGATCGCCCCAGCCGAACAGTCGCTCCCGCAGCCACCAGCGACCGATCGCGAAGGCCCGCTCATGCAGGTTGGGCATGTTGACCGCATCGGAGAGCAGGAAGTAGCCGTCAAAGCGCATGAACGGACTGGCGTTGATCGTCACCGTCAGCAGCCAGGTGGTGGTGGCCAGCAGGAAGGCACCGGAGCGGATCGGCGCCCAGCCCGGCGTGTCCGGCAGCAGGCTCCAGGCCAGCAGCGCCACCGAGGCCAGCGCCATCTCGCTCATCATCCCGGCCCCGCCGATCAACAGCCGCTGTCGTCGCGAGGTGAGCTTCCAGGCCTCGTTGGTGTCGGTGTAGAGCACCGGCCACATCACCAGAAAGGCCACGCCCATCGTGGGCACGCGGCAGCCGAAATGGGTCGCCGTGAACGCATGCCCCAGCTCATGCAGCAGCTTGGCGCCGCTGAGCGCCAGGCCGATGGCCAACAGGCCTTGCCAGTTCGCATAGGTCGTCAGCGTGTGGGTGAACTCATCCCAGCGACGCGCCGCCAGCACCAGCCCCAGCAGCGACAGGCCCGCCGTCAGCACCCAGAACGACGGCTGATACGCCCAGCGCACCCAGCGGCTCATGCGCTGCAGCCAGCGCATCGGCTGCAACACCGGCACGCGGAAGAACAGATAGTGCTTCAGCAACCATTGCATCGGTGACAAGCGCATCGCCTGCGCCTGCCGCGCCAGGCGCTCGGTGTCGGCGACCCGGCTGGCCACCAGCAGGTGATTGGCCTGCAGCATGGACACCAGGCCTTCCACATCATCCGGGGTCACGTCGAGCGTGGTCTCCCGATGCACCGCATCGATCAGGCCCTGCATCGAGCCCAGCGACCAGCGCGACAGCAGCTCGAAGGCCGGCCAGCTCAGCGAGAAGAACCGATTGCTGGCCGGATCATGCAGGGTCCAGGTGGGCGAGCCATCGGTCGCCTCCGGGCCGGGATGCAGGGCCAGGTCCTGTCGCAGCGCGGGCCACATCACCAGCCCAGCCACTGCCGTGCGACAGCCAGCGGCCGCCGCAGCGCCACATACACCAGCGGCGCCCAGCCGCCGTGCAGCCGGGCGGTGCCCAACTGCCCGATGCGCGGCGCCGCCTGGCCCGCGTCAAAGACCGCCTTCACCCGATAGGCCAGAAAGCCCTCGCGCGTCACTTCAGCGCGGTAGGCCACGCTCTGCACCTTGGCCTCATACGACTTCAGCGGCGCGCCTTGCGGATAAAGCGTCAGCACATCGCCGGCCGCCATCGGCAGCAGGTCTGCGGCGGGCACCCAGGCCACCAGCTCCACCTTGGCCGGATCGGCCACCAGCAGCACCCGTTCGCCGAGGTTGACCGCTTTGCCCAGCCAGTCGTTGGCATCGGCGAAAACCGCGATGCCGGCGCGATCGGACTTCACCTGCACCCGGGCCAATTGCTCGGCGGTGTAGTCCAGCTCGACGACTTTCTCCTGCACCTTGCCGCGCCGCAAGGCGACGTCGGCCCGGTTCTTGTCGTTGGTCACCGCGGCCTGGGCGGACTGGCGATATTCCTCCTGCGCGGTGTCGACCGCCTTGCGGGCGACCTCCATGCGAGCCCGCAGCGCGGTCGTGTCCAGGCTGAACAGTGGCGTGCCGGGCTGCACCGCTTGATTGGGACGCACATCGAAACGGTCGATCACCCCCTCCAGCGGCGCGCGAACCATGAAGGGATCCTGCGGGACCACTTCCGCCGGCGCCAGCACGGTCAGCCGCACGGGGCACAGGCCGCCGAGCACCAGACCGGCCAGCACCCAGCGCCGCAGCTTGCCTTGCTTCCAGGGCCGCCACAGCCGCTCGCGCCAGGACTTCTGCGGATGAAAGCCCTGCAGCGCATGGCCGTAGGCATGCACCAATTCCTGCAGCAAGGCAATTTCATGGGCGGTCCACGGGTCATCACGCGCCAGCAGCAAGCCGGCATCGGCGGGCTGCGCATCGCGGCCCATCGGCAGCCACAGCGCGTGCGCCGGCAGCCAATGGTCCCAATCGGCCCGCACCAACTCAGGCAAGGCGGCCACGGCGACCTCGCCGGCCGGCACGGCTTCGCGCATCAGATGGCGGCACAGCAGCGTCAGCCACTGCACATACGGCGCTTGCGGATCGGGCTCCGGCGGACCGGACACCGCCGCCACCTGACCGAGGCCGGACGCGGTCCACAGCGCGGCCTGGCGATACGGTGCCAGCTGCAGCGTCTCGTTGACGATCACGAAACCCAGCGACTGCACCGTCGCCGCTTCCCGCGCCCGCCGCTGCAATTGCAGCAGGCTGACCAGCGGGGTCGCTCGTTCAACCGCGTTCATCGACCCACCCGCCGATCACGGCCGCTGCGCAAACACGGCCCAGCCGCTCATGCCCGGCAGCAGGCCCGGCTGGCTGCCGTCCATCACGCCGAACACGGCCACCGTCTGGCTCACCGGATCGATCTGCGCGCCCAGCCGTTGCACCTTGGCCGGATAGCGCTTGCCGAGTTCCTCGACATCCACCTGGAAGCTCACGCCCGGCTTGAGCCAGGCCAGCCATTTGGAGGGGACGATCAGTTGCACTTCCAGCTGACCGGTCTCCACGATGTCCAGCAGGGGATTGCCGGCATTCACATACTGATGGGCCGCCACATGCCGCCGCGCCACCCGTCCGCTGAAGGGCGCGTTGATGCCGCAGCGGCTCACCAGCAGCTTCGCGCCGGACAGTTCCGCCTGGGCTTCCTTCAGACGCGCCTGGGCCTGTTCCACTTCCAGCCGGCCGATGGAGTTGAGCTCCGCCATGCGCTGGTTGGACTGCACCACCGCGCTGGTCGCTTCGGTTGCGGCCTCGGCCTTGCGGACCTGGCTTTGATAGAGCGAGCAGTCCAGCCCCACCAGCTGTTCGCCGGCGCGGAAGGCATCGCCTTCGCGCAGGCGCAGCGAGGCCACCCGACCCGGGATCTCCGACGCCACCGTCACCGCATTGCGCGCCGCCAGTTGGGCGCGGATCCGGCCGTCCTTGTCGGCGGCCGGGTTGGTCGTCTGCGCGACCGCGCCCAGGCTGATGAGCAGGCCCATCACCGGCAGCAGTCGCCCCACCCGTCTCGTCATGCACCGCCCTCGGGATTCATCGTCTTGGTCCAGTTCTGCTCGGAGGCGCGCACCGCCTCGCCCAGGCTCTTCAGGTCATGAGCCGGCACCGATTGCGGCAGCGGATCCAGCCCCATGGTGGCGATCAGTTGGCCATAGGCGCCCTGCAGCGCGCCGTAGCTCTGGTAGAGCCGCAGCTCGGACATCATCGCGGCCGCGGACGCGCGAATCTCCTCCAGCTTGCCCTGGCTGTTGGCATTGGCCGCATTGCGGGTGTAGGTCAGGATGCGCTGTTCGACGGTGTTCATCTGCTCCACCAATTCGAACTGCTTGAGGCGCCCCTGATAGTCCAGCCGCGCCACATGCACTTGGGTCAGCACGGCCATGTTGAGCGCCAGACGCTGCTGGCGCACCACATCGAGCTGGGCCTGGGCCAGGCCACGGATGT
The Roseateles amylovorans genome window above contains:
- a CDS encoding biotin/lipoyl-binding protein is translated as MWPALRQDLALHPGPEATDGSPTWTLHDPASNRFFSLSWPAFELLSRWSLGSMQGLIDAVHRETTLDVTPDDVEGLVSMLQANHLLVASRVADTERLARQAQAMRLSPMQWLLKHYLFFRVPVLQPMRWLQRMSRWVRWAYQPSFWVLTAGLSLLGLVLAARRWDEFTHTLTTYANWQGLLAIGLALSGAKLLHELGHAFTATHFGCRVPTMGVAFLVMWPVLYTDTNEAWKLTSRRQRLLIGGAGMMSEMALASVALLAWSLLPDTPGWAPIRSGAFLLATTTWLLTVTINASPFMRFDGYFLLSDAVNMPNLHERAFAIGRWWLRERLFGWGDPAPERVDPRRERALVAFAFATWLYRLVLFFGIALLVYHAFFKALGLVLLAVELGWFIARPIWREMSAWRQRGRWAWNRATRRTLLILGGGVLVLVWPWAESIRAPAVLAPLQVQTVAAAYASQVVGEVPREGQAVKAGEVLLRLRSPDLDMRLQQAELQEQQLQWQLSQQPFDEKLREAGPALRKQWEASVAAVQGLREQRDQLAVRAPFNGTLAEVPEDLHRNAWTAPGERLLTIAGGRGSRVDAYVDEAALDMLRVGETGRFVPAALEKAGRACRLTRVDPVQVATLDQPAAADLYGGGVAVQRRPEDGKLVPLRPTFHVRLEGCEDKDSSAAPVREVPGTVHLQGERMPWVGRAVRWAAALWQREASL
- a CDS encoding efflux RND transporter periplasmic adaptor subunit, whose protein sequence is MNAVERATPLVSLLQLQRRAREAATVQSLGFVIVNETLQLAPYRQAALWTASGLGQVAAVSGPPEPDPQAPYVQWLTLLCRHLMREAVPAGEVAVAALPELVRADWDHWLPAHALWLPMGRDAQPADAGLLLARDDPWTAHEIALLQELVHAYGHALQGFHPQKSWRERLWRPWKQGKLRRWVLAGLVLGGLCPVRLTVLAPAEVVPQDPFMVRAPLEGVIDRFDVRPNQAVQPGTPLFSLDTTALRARMEVARKAVDTAQEEYRQSAQAAVTNDKNRADVALRRGKVQEKVVELDYTAEQLARVQVKSDRAGIAVFADANDWLGKAVNLGERVLLVADPAKVELVAWVPAADLLPMAAGDVLTLYPQGAPLKSYEAKVQSVAYRAEVTREGFLAYRVKAVFDAGQAAPRIGQLGTARLHGGWAPLVYVALRRPLAVARQWLGW
- a CDS encoding efflux RND transporter periplasmic adaptor subunit, coding for MTRRVGRLLPVMGLLISLGAVAQTTNPAADKDGRIRAQLAARNAVTVASEIPGRVASLRLREGDAFRAGEQLVGLDCSLYQSQVRKAEAATEATSAVVQSNQRMAELNSIGRLEVEQAQARLKEAQAELSGAKLLVSRCGINAPFSGRVARRHVAAHQYVNAGNPLLDIVETGQLEVQLIVPSKWLAWLKPGVSFQVDVEELGKRYPAKVQRLGAQIDPVSQTVAVFGVMDGSQPGLLPGMSGWAVFAQRP